GTTCTGCTTATTTCAAAAGCTAACAACTCTTAGAAGGTTGCTGTCGATCACTATTAGTCCTTTCGCTGATGTTCGGTTCCCGTATATTTGCAGATAATTTGGGACGAACAgtgtagacttttttttttttgatcgctTTGTACCTGCTTTAGTGGTGCGGCACTTATCGATGTTGATGTCCAGTGTGTCTCGACAAAAACTACTGTCTATGTATGCAATTCAGTGTGGTATTCCTGATGGAGcatttaatgtaaaaaatagttagaaaacaaatgaaataattgataATAGAACAAGTGTATGGCGTCAATAGTATCAGATGATTTTCTCGAATAAAGAAAGTTAATTCAGTCAGTTTATACGTATTGATTCAGGAGCATTTCTgtaattttccttttcattgAATTTAAAAAGCTGTTTGCTTTATTCCCAGTGGTGTTGATTTCATTCCATATATAGGGCCTATCCACCATTAACAACAGTACTGACTCCGACgaattttctctctttgtagCTTCACTACATTGAAATTAGGGGTTTTGTGATTGCAAACGCGTGGTATGTGGTGTCAATCTGTGACGAAGTAGTATCGTGGTGAAGTGAAGTGGTGATGTAAATGGGTTTACTGTAAcaaaagagtatacaattcGGTCATGTATTATGTTCCACTATAAATGCTACACAAGCGTCGGTATATAGCTCGCCTTGTGTACACCCGCTTAATTACTAGTAAGTGTCGAATAAGAGTAATAGTGTGCCTTAAACGTAACACTTAAACTTAatgatatttacaatgtagtcgGATAGAATCTTGTAACTTATCATTTTTAAGGTAATGTGAACAGAATTTATAATCCTATCATTGTATACAACCATAATGCACGGAATCATGTGTTTGTGAATCTTCATATAATTGAGATTTTGACATAGGACCTCCAAATTGCTGTAAAGCTTTACTACTAAGACTGTATAACTGTACACACCTTTACTTATATCAAGTCATGATGACAACAAACGTTTTATCGTATATCGCAATCAAATTCGGACAATCATTGATTTATGTGGCTGAAATAATAAAGTATTGAACTTCTATCTCAACTTAAACTACCAACTGTTTGGGAACTCAAGTCAAATGTTGCCATACAGTCCTATACTGTATTTTGCAGCCTCCACTGCTTCGATGGTTCTGACTGTCTTCTATCACCGACAGTTGTACAGCGGAGTAGTGTCAGAGGTTTCACCGTTATAAATCTAAATAAGTCATATCAAAAAATATCTTAGAAGTGAAAGTACTTGAAACAGTGCCGACAGTGGTGCTAAATGCGCTGGGTCAACCAGAGTCAGTTTAGTGATCCGTCATTTTGACACGGTTAGTCGATCATCTTTCGAGCTCTATATTGACCCTTATGACCCACGTTTCCCTATGAATATGTTTAAACTTTATACATATGAGCTCTTCCTAATTGACATCTCTCCATTCTGAATGATTGTAGGTAGCCATCATTAGTCAAATACAGATGAAAATCACACTTCTGCCGCtacactttattttttgatttatttactttttgcGCACCAAAATGAACTATACGACATGTAAATATCAGTTAACCTCGTTAATTTGTTTTATGGGTGTTGGAAGTGTGGTGTGTTTACCAGCTTCGGACTGCTACGTCAACCTCCGCTTCTATTGTTCCTCTGCCATGACAAACCAAGAATTCTCCCCTGCATGGGATTGACAACTCACAGTCTTGCAAACACTGTCATCATGATGTAAATCCTATGTTTGGTCGCCACGAATCTTTCGAATGGTGTTCAAAGAACGACGGAGACACGAGCGTCTGATTTTCACATGAAGCAGAGTTAACGAAACGTAATCTTACTGTCCTCATTTCGTCGTCGTGCTAGATTATTTtaacaagtaaaaaaaatatggtGGAATCTAAAACGTGTTGTCAGCGCATCCCGGTGAAACGAAGCGATTTTGGTCTAAATTGGAATGACCCAGGAGCACTGGCACGATCACAGGTAATCTCTCACATATCCGATTATAATCTGATTCATAAAGCTCTTTGAGAACAAGAATATTGATACACCGTGTGTCAAACTGAGCGCGACCATCACATTTGCTGCAAGGCGAGCAGCACGCTTTAAAAATGCGAGAAAACTGACTTCTTGAACGCAAAATTTGGAGACAAAACGATGTATTGTATGTTGGCCCATATCGTATGTTTATGAACACTGCTTTAATTCTAATCTGTTACTAAATTGAGATGACCATCGGAAAATAACATGACTGATTTTGATCGAATATAGAACAAGCTTCTTCGATTTTGGACACTGATGTATTATACCAGCATTATACAaacatctttcttctttttttattgtagcAATCGAGTACAAAGTGTCATTACATGTAGGTTTAATGTCTCCTTGACACACATTCAATCTCACCTGAATCGACCTCGCATAAGTCGTAAAATTAtagtttgaagaaaaattgtacgTCAATGATGTAAAAATGTACCAATTCTATTGTATAAGTGGAAGAAAACGgcatattttttcaaatcttttatTCTCCTCAATGTATTGTATGTGAAATGATATATAGCAACTGATCAGAGGCCGTATTTTTACACAATGGCATGCCTTAATTGCAACACACATTGGGCACACGCATATATTATCACCTAAGAACCTCCGCATGTTATAATCAACACTCTCAAGTCAATCGTTAATGATAACTttacatagttttttttttattcaaagcaATGAAAAGTCAAAGCCCAATTACCCGCCAAGTCTTTCAGCGCTTTCAAAGcactttttttcaatcaaaaagaatactgatgataataatgactatTGTGAATGCCATCTCCTATGTAGAACAATGTTTATGTTTAGATGGTTTTGTACCAGAAGCTTCCAGAAATTAGGGAATGTTCTTCTTTTCTTATAGATAGCATGTTTTGAATGGCTATTTATaggtttttaagaaaatatTCAATTATCATGATGTACaaaccattcatacatttatatacaatgtgtaGTATGCATTTTATGAATTAATCAAATCAGGAGGTGAGACTGTGTTTGCTAAAAGACGTAATACGCTTCAGATGGTTGAggaatgtgaaatgaaaatattctttgtatatttttttaagtttactttttttttaacatttctgtCTAGACATCTGTTAAAGAAAGTATGACTTGatagataattatgatatacgTCGTAATCATAAACGTCAGATTGAGAGGGGCTGTTTCgatgaaaatgtatatttgaaaatttatacattatataaatacaatattatataaatataagtacatttaaaaaaacaaaacatgagtaATGCCCAATTCAAAAGCATCAATGAAATGCATCTGTTCTTTCTAGTTTTACGCTGGCTTTGATTTCACACTGATCGCTACCGCATTCAGGTAGCCGAAAATTACCCACTGATAGATTGATTCTGGTAGAAGCAAAGTAGCACAAACCCGACTCCAGATATAGGTTGTCCTTAATTATGTTATTACTAACTTGGCACCAATTCAACGCATGAGTATAATCACTAACATAACCATGATGATGAAATAACTCTCGCTCTTTACAAGAACAAAATAGAATACGAATCAATTTTCTGCAAATTGATCCTGGTAGAGACAACACAACAATACTCTGAGTCGATGGTTTTTTATTCCTATCACCAGGATCACCATGGCGCAGGCCATATGACGCTGTGAAAATGAATGACGCCCATCCTATCTTTAAACTGTAGCCTTGAAGTCATTATATTGATCACTACCTTAAATGAGAGTATTTGCACAAAGCTGTGGTAATGTCCGATACCCTTACGCTCAACTTTACACACATAAAACGGGTAATACACAGGCATGAACCTTGATCAGTCTATTTGCCCAATCTTCCTTAGCAAACTACGACAAGCCTAATGAAATTGTGTCTCGTAAACTGGGTGATTTTCTTGTGCAGCACGATTCTGCTATAATGGTACTAGTGTATTAAATCGTGAATTTATAGTCAGTCGGGTAATTTGCAGAAAACGTTACTTCGTTAAATTTTCTGAGTGGAGATGTTTGAAATGGAGATATCCATTAAGATAGAATGAAACGACCACTTCGATTTGAGcgaaaattatttttgtttagaGATAGCTCTCTTCTCTGTccctctatttctttctctctctctttctcgttatatatatatatatatatatatatatatatatataatgatatatgtacatatatatatatatataatgataatatatgtacatatatatatatatatatatatatatatatatatatacatgtatatatatatatatatatatatatatatatataccttgtgtgtgtgtgcacgcggGTGAAGGATGTGTCAAAATAGGAATATGGTCCAGCAAACATTGAAGGGAGATCTTCAACAAATATCTTCGACATATCCAACAATTTTATAGAAGGttgtcttttcatttcttttttgtttctatccGAATGAAAATCATGTTCTGAATTAATTCCAGGTTGACAACAAGAGTGTTCCTGTGATGGTGTGAGCTAGTACGAGACTTCAGTCGTAAAGTCATTATAAACtaataaatcaaaatatgatgTCGTCCTACCGCATGACAATGCAAAGTTTCTACCATCAATTTTCAGCAGGAATGAATACATAGAAAACGTTTCTACTCGCTTTCCTTAATATATTCAGGGAGGTGCTCCCTGATATATTTAAGtccgttgtgtgtgtgtgtgtgtgtgtgtgtatacacatcATGATGTGAGTATAAAATATGAGGGTGTGTGTACCTACACATGGTTATTACTTATGCAgccattgaaatgaaatttgtctgTGAACAAATTCAAAGTCCTTtatcctcttttttctttttttaatctaaacaATTCAGTGGCCAATACCGACATACGCCTACATTGTCTACCGATCCCTCTTCATGATGTACCTGATCGTATGGGACACTCTGAATGTTTGTTTGGCGACAGCCTCTCTCGGTGCCCGCCAGCTGCTCTACCTCACCAACTGGTCTTTTCATGTCCTCACTCTTTACGGGATCGTGGGGGCTCTTTCCTCCGCCGTCTACTGCTACAGACCAAAGAAATCACCTGTTCTTCCTCGACGATCTTCGACACGAGGAAAAGAGGGAATCCAGAACAACGCATTCGGTGGGCTGGATTCCTTCCACTGCTCATGGATAGCCCAAACAAACTAAGAGCAAagtaaaagcaaaataaaagtaaaatcaaacacTTCATGGTATTCTACTTCTCAAAAGAAGAGTGAGTAGTGCACTGCAACACAggcgtttttgtttgtttgggttttttttcttttcgtttcttttgCCAGTCCTGTATTTCatattcatctttttcttaATTGAGTCGGGACGGCTGATGTCATCGAAAAACTCTCTTACGACTGTCACACGGAACCTAGCAACAAGCTGTTCTATCCAcctgtagggcctacatcccctgcatttcatactttaaaaaaaaatgagtatgTTATCGGCCTATTGACGTAATTCAGTCAGGTTTTGGTTTGTTCTGCTCAGTAATTAGGGGTTATGCAGATACAAAATGACGACAGTATTACGACGGACTCAACATActggttctgaaaaaaaaaagaacccatGATTATACCCAAGAGGTAAACAAACTATTTACGTTGGCATGAACTGACAGAATTGAAAAATGAACCAACACAATGCCACGTCAGAAGCTCTTTGAATGTTTGTCCATATGAAGTATTGTATTAGAAAGTACGATAATTACATCCTTGATAGACGATATAGAGTATTCAATAGCTTCATAGATTCATGTTGCTTTTTTTCGTTTCGTACTGTGTCGCAGTATCAtcagatgatgacgtcatcaagatGGCGTCTAGGCATGGAGGCGGATCCATGGATGTTGACGAAAATGGTAAAGAGGTTGACGGCAAGCCCTCCTCACGAGGCAGTGATCAAGGTAACTCCAAACAAGCACCCGATCCACTCACTCCCTGGTATCTCAAGTTGTCATGGGCCCTGTTTAACATCAACGTCATGGTAGCCCCCTTGGTGACTGTCGTCTACTGGTCTGTGCTGCACGACTACAGTCCACCAGAAGAGGGGGAAGTGAGAAACCCGCTGGATGTCGGACTCAACGTCAACGTGCACGCCATGAACGGGATCCTCATCATTTTAGATCTGTTCGTCTCCGCCCATCCCATAAGGATCGTTCACTGGATCTATGGGCTTGCCTACGGTTTAGTCTATGTCATATTCACAGTCATTTATTGGGCAGCGGGAGGAGTAAATTCCTTGGGAGGAACAGCAATCTATCCTATCCTGGACTGGGGAGAAATACCAGGGCTTACCTGCGCCTATGTTGTGGCAATTGCCGTGGCAATAGGAGTAATCCAGTGTATAGTGTACGCACTTTTCAGATTGCGAGTATACATCTCAGTGAAATGCAACAGGAATCACAGTGCCAAAGCTGTGGACATAACGAGTActgtgtagagagagagagagagagagaaaacaacatTCTGGTAACAATAGGGTAACATCGTTAGTGTAGTGTCATCGTGTGTCGTGAAAGTCCCAAGTAACGTGACTATACTTAGAACAACGTAGAATATGTCCAGTAAAAACAGAAGCCAAGAAGCTTTCAAGTGCAACCGATAACATAAGGGATAATTCATCACCCTCTCGACCTCTCTCTTCCTAAAAGACGAGAAGCCGGATTTGGAGATCTCATCGTCTGGACTTCTCTGGTCCGGGAAGGCGAGATTGTGAGACCTCGTCACTTGATCATCATGAGTCCGAGAAGGCAAGAAGGCGAGATCCGAGATTTCGCCATCTTGAACTCTCTTAGTTCCGAGGCAAAATGTCGCTATGATTCATTCGTTgaacactcttaaaacatccgagtcagaactgatccggaactgggtccgttggggtcacacaccgttccgggtcagaattgacaaggaatggggtcagatatgacaaCTGAATGCTGGGTTCACTCTCTTATATCTTCTCGTCTTGACTTTGCCAATGGGATCCTGATAAACCTACCAGATTATCAAATACATTGCCTCCAGCTGCTCCAGAACTCTGCTGCTAGACTAGTAACTCTCACGGAGAAAACTTCACACATCTCTCACGTCCTCCGTAGATTACACTGGCGTCAAATTGACAAGCGAATTCTCTACAAGATCTTGATCCTGGTTTTCCGTTCAACATGGCACAGCACCCAGCTACTTTCAAGAACTATTCCATAAGTACAAACCAATTAGATTTCTTCGTTCATCTATACTGCTATGTCGGGCTACCAAATTTCCATAAAGGATATCTTTCAGTGGCCCGATAGGGCacttaagattcaaaatggattgttatatATTAGTTTATTTCTGACCATTAAATTTCATATTAATGCCCGAACGGGCCGTGATGTATATGTACTATTCTAATATATTCCATAGCTTATTATTTCAAGTTTTGTTCAATATTTCTATCTTATGCATGCATCTCGCCTTGTGATGATTTCTTTATTATAATACGTAACTTTGTGCACAGACAATAAAAAAGACCAAAATGCCGTAAATCTCAACTAGTCCAGTTCAATTCTTGTTTTCAGATTGTTATATGAAGATCAACGACGagttttaatttcagtttatcaAAGTTTCAGCTGTTCGATCATGCTAATGAAAGTACAGGGATAAAAGTGAACTGAAACTCCTAAGTGAGCTAGTTGTAAGCTGAGGCGGCCTCATGGTAAAACAGGTAATTCTGGGATTTTACAATCCCTGGCAAAAGAAAGAAGACAAGACAATAACAAGCTGTATAAGATTTCCCAGCATTCTCTCAATATTccccaaggggaaaaaaaaaacaacttcacaATGCAATCCCCAaccaggtatttttttttccttcgatGTGATAACAAATATGATTAAGAGAGTTACAATATTGCCTTGTTATGTGAACTCAttgtcaagatttttttttctataaatgcAAATGTCTCTGTTTGTGGACCAATACATCAACATCGTAACATATCCTAAGCGCAGAGAAGCGAATCGAAATGCTTTTCAGCGTGGGTGATCTGTTTCCTTTGAATTGATAGAGAACTATGTGTATTTGCCCAACTCGACGAGTGCAAATCTTTTAACCCCCATCATTTCCATTACGAAGTAAATGAATTCCAAGTCCGCCTACATTTCGTCAAGTTTCGTCAAGTACTCGTTGACAgctaacaaaatatgaaagcaaTGAAGCGATCACTTAGCAATGAAGCATCGGCATGTACATTTTAACTGTGTAATTATTTAGTGCAAAGTATGACGAACTACTGCACAGTCGTCGGAGCCAGACATTTGGCATAGCGGTCGTGCTGTACTGAAGTCTCACGTTTCTCGCAACAACATCGCCGAACATTTTTAAGACTGTGTCAAGACTAAATAATGACGTTGTTAAAATAGTTTCCATTTGGTTTCGCGCGGTATTGCCCACTTTCTTTTCATACCTAGACCATTTACGGAACTGTTGGGCATAATATATTACTGCTGACTCTGAGACGTATTGCAAGCTCATGAAGATGGTGCGGTGCAAGTTTGGACTTAAATTGAAAGACCCTGGGGCTTTAGCCCGATCACAGGTAAATGGGTTGATAGTTTTGATAGACACAGCATTGATTGGTGCCAtgcaaagaggttctatatgtaaTAGAGTGCCCGCCGCCATTAGCAAATACCGGTCGAGAAGTCGAGCATTCACGAAGGTACCACACGTATACCTATCACTCTCACTTGTGCTGACACGATTAACTTTGTTTTGGGACCCAAAATATCTCAAGTACTATGATGAGGCA
Above is a window of Diadema setosum chromosome 4, eeDiaSeto1, whole genome shotgun sequence DNA encoding:
- the LOC140227118 gene encoding protein rolling stone-like is translated as MVESKTCCQRIPVKRSDFGLNWNDPGALARSQWPIPTYAYIVYRSLFMMYLIVWDTLNVCLATASLGARQLLYLTNWSFHVLTLYGIVGALSSAVYCYRPKKSPVLPRRSSTRGKEGIQNNAFVSSDDDVIKMASRHGGGSMDVDENGKEVDGKPSSRGSDQGNSKQAPDPLTPWYLKLSWALFNINVMVAPLVTVVYWSVLHDYSPPEEGEVRNPLDVGLNVNVHAMNGILIILDLFVSAHPIRIVHWIYGLAYGLVYVIFTVIYWAAGGVNSLGGTAIYPILDWGEIPGLTCAYVVAIAVAIGVIQCIVYALFRLRVYISVKCNRNHSAKAVDITSTV